A DNA window from Rhizobium acidisoli contains the following coding sequences:
- a CDS encoding aldehyde dehydrogenase — translation MINNEALDASEGATFERIDPVTGDVATTASAGSIADMTRAANAAAAAFPDWSQAGPGERRRLLNAAADLLEARTPELIAAMTGETGATAQWAAINCGLGADILREAAAMTTQISGELIPSGIPGSLAMAVRQPAGVCVGIAPWNAPVILGTRAVAMPLACGNTVILKASELCPKTHGLIGDILRDAGFPRGVVNVVSNAPSDAAAVVDALIAHPAVRRINFTGSTRVGRIIAETSARHLKRCLLELGGKAPFIVLADADIDEAVSAAAFGAFMNQGQICMSTERIILMDEIADGFVGKFRAKAATLVAGHPEEGNTPLGTLINAEAVRRVRSLIDDALQKGAVLLCGGEAHGTLMDATVIDHVTPAMRIYREESFGPVAAIIRVGSVDEAVTVANDNEYGLSAAVFSADVNAALAVAMRLESGICHINEATVSDEPQMPFGGVKSSGYGRFGGKAAIDEFTELRWVTMASGKRQYPI, via the coding sequence ATGATCAACAACGAAGCGCTGGATGCTTCCGAAGGGGCGACCTTCGAACGCATCGATCCGGTGACCGGCGATGTCGCAACGACCGCTTCGGCGGGATCCATCGCCGACATGACGCGGGCAGCCAATGCCGCCGCCGCCGCCTTTCCCGACTGGTCGCAGGCCGGCCCAGGCGAACGGCGCAGGCTGCTGAACGCTGCCGCCGATCTCCTGGAGGCCCGCACGCCGGAACTCATTGCCGCGATGACCGGCGAAACCGGCGCCACCGCGCAATGGGCGGCGATCAATTGCGGGCTCGGCGCCGATATTCTTCGCGAGGCGGCGGCGATGACCACGCAAATCTCAGGCGAGCTCATCCCGTCAGGCATTCCTGGAAGCCTCGCCATGGCGGTGCGCCAGCCGGCCGGCGTCTGCGTCGGCATCGCCCCCTGGAATGCGCCGGTCATTCTCGGCACCCGCGCCGTCGCCATGCCGCTTGCCTGCGGCAACACCGTCATCCTCAAGGCCTCCGAACTCTGCCCGAAGACCCACGGCCTGATCGGCGACATCCTGCGCGACGCCGGCTTCCCGCGCGGCGTCGTCAATGTCGTTTCCAATGCGCCGAGCGATGCCGCCGCCGTCGTCGATGCCCTGATCGCCCACCCGGCCGTGCGCCGCATCAACTTCACCGGCTCCACCCGTGTCGGCAGGATCATCGCGGAAACCTCGGCAAGGCATCTGAAACGCTGCCTGCTCGAACTCGGCGGCAAGGCGCCCTTCATTGTCCTTGCCGACGCCGATATCGACGAGGCGGTCAGTGCTGCCGCCTTCGGCGCCTTCATGAACCAGGGCCAGATCTGCATGTCCACCGAGCGGATCATCCTGATGGACGAGATCGCCGACGGCTTCGTCGGCAAGTTCCGGGCGAAAGCCGCAACCCTCGTTGCAGGCCACCCGGAGGAAGGGAACACGCCGCTCGGCACGCTGATCAACGCGGAGGCCGTGCGCCGCGTCAGGTCGCTCATCGATGATGCCTTGCAGAAGGGCGCGGTCCTCCTCTGTGGCGGCGAGGCCCACGGCACGCTGATGGATGCGACCGTCATCGATCACGTCACACCCGCCATGCGCATCTACCGCGAGGAGAGCTTCGGGCCGGTCGCGGCAATCATCCGAGTCGGCAGCGTCGACGAAGCCGTGACGGTGGCCAACGACAATGAATATGGGCTTTCGGCGGCGGTTTTCAGCGCCGATGTCAATGCGGCCTTGGCCGTCGCCATGCGGCTTGAATCCGGCATCTGCCACATCAACGAGGCGACGGTTTCCGACGAGCCGCAGATGCCGTTCGGCGGCGTCAAATCGAGCGGCTACGGCCGCTTCGGCGGCAAGGCGGCGATCGACGAATTCACCGAGCTCCGATGGGTGACCATGGCATCGGGAAAACGGCAATATCCGATCTGA
- a CDS encoding helix-turn-helix transcriptional regulator, translating to MATDGGIHHYARGEWHAPSLSHRRIRLQKGLYADFYHFLLLGEGRAELHFDSGEDRSLQGPLLAFLPPQARCDLSISAGTAAHLVGASAQVMVDAIGDKVESYSLRIFTEQRKPVEARDPLLVAEISPLISGFVRELADPSRSSWMVASAYMRLILMTLWRGSDGERSEPRGQGETGSILQRYRQLVEAGFRQHRPISDYAAELGVTADRLHSICQRALGRSPIQLLHERVVQEARLRLERSARNIQEISDSLGFRDPTYFSHFFKRKTGLSPAGYRDIARASAGSENSMLSSGYADWP from the coding sequence TTGGCGACGGACGGCGGCATTCATCATTATGCCAGGGGCGAGTGGCATGCGCCGTCGCTGTCGCATCGGCGCATCCGTCTGCAAAAGGGACTCTACGCCGATTTCTACCATTTCTTGCTGCTCGGAGAGGGGCGGGCCGAGCTTCATTTCGACAGCGGCGAAGATCGGTCGTTGCAAGGGCCGCTGCTTGCCTTCCTGCCGCCGCAGGCACGGTGCGATCTGTCGATTTCCGCCGGAACCGCGGCCCATCTCGTCGGAGCCTCGGCGCAGGTCATGGTCGATGCGATCGGCGACAAGGTGGAATCCTATTCGCTGCGCATCTTCACCGAGCAGCGCAAGCCGGTCGAGGCGCGGGACCCTTTGCTGGTGGCTGAAATCAGTCCGTTGATTTCGGGCTTCGTGCGGGAACTCGCCGATCCCTCCCGTTCCTCCTGGATGGTCGCCTCCGCCTATATGCGGCTGATCCTGATGACGCTGTGGCGCGGCTCCGACGGCGAAAGAAGCGAGCCGCGCGGGCAGGGCGAAACCGGATCGATCCTGCAGCGATATCGGCAACTGGTCGAGGCCGGTTTCCGCCAGCACCGGCCGATCAGCGACTATGCGGCGGAATTGGGCGTCACCGCCGACCGGCTTCATTCGATCTGCCAGAGGGCGCTCGGCCGCTCGCCGATCCAGCTTCTGCATGAGCGCGTGGTGCAGGAGGCAAGGCTGAGATTGGAGCGCTCGGCCCGCAATATCCAGGAAATCTCCGACAGCCTCGGCTTTCGCGACCCGACCTATTTCAGCCATTTCTTCAAACGCAAGACCGGCCTTTCCCCCGCCGGCTACCGCGACATCGCCCGCGCGTCAGCCGGCTCGGAAAACAGCATGCTCTCCTCAGGCTATGCCGACTGGCCTTAG
- a CDS encoding sulfite oxidase, whose protein sequence is MPTPEKPSLIIRQKSPPNIEFPFASLSDWLIPTELFFVRNHFPSPDLDARDWRLRVGGAVERPIELDLDSIKAMRSTTFTAVVECAGNGRVHYVPPKEGLQWQNGAVGNAAWTGVPLSEILEMAGVKPTACEVLLAGADSGVVDTNKKTASPGPIAFARSLPLEKAIADSTILAYSMNEEPLTPDHGYPLRAVVGGWFGMAWVKWITHITVVEQPFLGYWQARDYFRWERSLGEPRLVPLAEMEVKAQIARPVQGARLVAGQPYRIFGAAWSGEAAIRQVQVCTGDGRGWREGRLLETDRPFAWRLWEYIWTPEDVGRHILRCRAIDGAGCVQPDLPRSDCESYAANWIVPVEVTVVPEPQTYEEEFVI, encoded by the coding sequence ATGCCGACACCAGAGAAACCCAGTCTGATAATTCGACAGAAGTCCCCACCAAACATTGAGTTTCCGTTTGCGTCACTCTCCGATTGGCTGATCCCAACCGAGCTGTTCTTCGTGCGAAACCATTTCCCGTCGCCGGACCTCGATGCGCGAGACTGGAGATTGCGCGTTGGCGGGGCGGTGGAGCGGCCGATCGAACTTGACCTCGACAGCATCAAGGCGATGCGGAGCACGACTTTCACCGCCGTCGTCGAGTGCGCAGGGAACGGGCGCGTCCACTATGTGCCGCCGAAGGAGGGGTTGCAGTGGCAGAACGGAGCCGTCGGCAATGCTGCGTGGACAGGTGTTCCTCTGAGCGAGATTTTGGAAATGGCCGGCGTTAAGCCAACCGCATGTGAAGTTCTGCTCGCAGGCGCCGACAGCGGCGTCGTCGACACGAACAAGAAAACGGCTTCTCCCGGCCCGATCGCTTTTGCGCGCAGTTTACCGCTTGAGAAGGCCATCGCTGACAGCACGATCCTTGCCTATTCGATGAACGAGGAGCCGTTGACACCTGATCACGGCTACCCGCTACGCGCGGTCGTGGGTGGCTGGTTCGGCATGGCTTGGGTCAAGTGGATCACGCATATCACGGTTGTGGAGCAACCGTTCCTTGGCTACTGGCAGGCGCGCGACTATTTCCGTTGGGAGCGCAGCCTCGGGGAACCCAGGCTGGTCCCCCTTGCGGAGATGGAAGTCAAAGCGCAGATCGCGCGTCCCGTGCAGGGGGCGCGTCTCGTCGCCGGCCAACCGTATCGGATTTTCGGAGCCGCCTGGAGCGGAGAGGCCGCTATCCGGCAGGTGCAGGTCTGCACCGGTGATGGCAGGGGCTGGCGCGAGGGAAGGCTCCTCGAAACAGACCGTCCTTTTGCATGGCGCTTGTGGGAGTACATCTGGACCCCTGAAGACGTGGGGCGACATATACTGCGATGCCGCGCGATCGATGGGGCCGGGTGCGTGCAGCCCGACCTCCCGCGTTCCGACTGCGAGAGCTACGCGGCCAATTGGATCGTTCCGGTGGAGGTTACGGTCGTTCCCGAGCCACAGACCTACGAGGAGGAATTCGTGATCTAA
- a CDS encoding ABC transporter substrate-binding protein produces MNGKLNAASLTRRSFIASAAAGSAALALSGRAAFAESGDTLKVGFISPRTGPLGGFGETDGYVLDLARKALANGLQAGGKTWKVDILDQDTQSDPSRAGQLAKDLINNQAIDLMLAVSTPETINPVADACEAAGIPCLSTVMPWEAWYFGRGAKPGAPSPFKWTYHFGFGVEEFHKAYVSQWSLIETNKKVGVMYPNDADGNAIRAHLAPALAKAGFTIVDPGAYETGTTDFTAQIALFRQEGVEIFNSFPIPPDFAAFWRQAAQQGLTQQIKICQVAKTGLFPSDIEALGDLGMNIGSAAYWHKAFPYKSTLTGVSGTELADGYETASGKQWTQQLGASLALLDAGFDALKASTDVKSKEAVAKALATLKTTTIAGKVDFTSGPVANVSPGPIIGTQWVKAAEGSKFALDYVVTENATDPNVPVGAKLIAYNG; encoded by the coding sequence ATGAACGGAAAACTCAACGCGGCATCGCTCACCCGCCGCTCTTTCATCGCATCCGCCGCGGCGGGCAGCGCAGCCCTGGCGCTTTCCGGCCGCGCGGCCTTTGCCGAGAGCGGCGACACTTTGAAGGTCGGCTTCATCAGCCCGCGCACCGGCCCTCTCGGCGGCTTCGGCGAGACGGACGGCTATGTGCTCGATCTGGCGCGCAAGGCGCTGGCAAACGGCCTGCAGGCCGGCGGCAAGACCTGGAAGGTTGATATTCTCGACCAGGACACCCAGTCCGACCCGTCGCGCGCCGGCCAGCTGGCGAAGGACCTGATCAACAATCAGGCGATCGACCTGATGCTCGCCGTCTCGACGCCGGAAACCATCAATCCGGTCGCCGACGCCTGCGAGGCGGCCGGCATTCCGTGCCTGTCGACGGTCATGCCCTGGGAAGCCTGGTATTTCGGCCGCGGCGCCAAGCCCGGCGCGCCGTCACCCTTCAAGTGGACCTATCATTTCGGCTTTGGCGTCGAAGAATTCCACAAGGCCTATGTCTCACAGTGGAGCCTGATCGAGACCAACAAGAAGGTCGGCGTCATGTATCCGAACGACGCCGACGGCAATGCGATCCGCGCCCATCTGGCGCCGGCACTTGCCAAGGCCGGCTTCACCATCGTCGATCCCGGCGCCTATGAAACCGGAACCACCGATTTCACGGCGCAGATCGCCCTCTTCCGCCAGGAAGGCGTGGAGATCTTCAACTCCTTCCCGATACCGCCCGACTTCGCCGCCTTCTGGCGTCAGGCCGCGCAGCAGGGCCTGACCCAGCAGATCAAGATTTGCCAGGTGGCCAAAACAGGTCTGTTTCCCTCCGACATCGAGGCGCTCGGCGATCTCGGGATGAACATCGGCAGCGCCGCCTACTGGCACAAGGCCTTCCCCTATAAATCGACGCTGACCGGCGTCTCGGGAACCGAACTTGCCGATGGCTATGAAACGGCAAGCGGCAAACAGTGGACACAGCAGCTCGGCGCCAGCCTTGCGCTTCTCGATGCCGGATTCGATGCGCTGAAGGCGAGCACCGACGTCAAGAGCAAGGAGGCGGTCGCCAAGGCGCTCGCCACGCTGAAGACCACGACGATCGCCGGCAAAGTCGATTTCACCAGCGGCCCGGTCGCCAACGTTTCGCCCGGGCCGATCATCGGCACACAATGGGTGAAAGCGGCCGAGGGCTCGAAATTCGCGCTCGAC